A window of the Acidimicrobiales bacterium genome harbors these coding sequences:
- a CDS encoding type II CAAX endopeptidase family protein: MTKPPVPPPHDGRFGPPSHDGPFGPPPLGPPSFEQAQPTGAVPAMPPPTGAPWGSPPPPPGAFGPPPSRQRPWWGLGDVLLALPVIILTTIVATVVWAIVAAISGTLDLGGLASGDDTELPASLFAASLVGQQLGQGVWPWIVSKWKGRGMRLDWGWAFEWRDLWIGPLTGLAALVLAVVVGALASTLVGGDEVSNTSFLDDAEGTLSYWVLIAGVAIGAPLTEELLFRGLILRALEKRAGSVVAIIGSTIAFTLPHYISASPAELVVLLASIGSVGLVFAIVAVRTRRLAPVIIAHVLFNGLTVVQLLLGS, from the coding sequence GTGACCAAACCGCCGGTCCCGCCCCCACACGACGGTCGCTTCGGCCCGCCCTCTCACGACGGTCCCTTCGGCCCGCCACCACTCGGGCCGCCGTCGTTCGAGCAGGCCCAGCCAACCGGTGCCGTACCGGCGATGCCTCCGCCCACCGGTGCGCCCTGGGGTTCGCCGCCACCGCCGCCCGGCGCCTTCGGCCCGCCGCCCTCGAGACAGCGTCCGTGGTGGGGACTCGGCGACGTCCTGCTTGCGCTACCCGTCATCATCCTGACGACCATCGTCGCCACGGTGGTCTGGGCAATCGTCGCAGCGATCAGCGGCACGCTCGACCTCGGTGGTCTCGCGTCGGGCGATGACACCGAGCTCCCGGCCTCGCTGTTCGCCGCCTCGCTCGTCGGACAACAGCTCGGGCAGGGGGTGTGGCCGTGGATCGTGTCCAAGTGGAAGGGCCGCGGGATGCGACTCGACTGGGGCTGGGCGTTCGAGTGGCGTGACCTGTGGATCGGACCCCTGACCGGGTTGGCGGCGCTCGTGCTCGCTGTCGTCGTCGGGGCGCTGGCCTCGACCCTGGTCGGTGGCGACGAGGTGTCCAACACGTCGTTCCTCGACGACGCCGAGGGCACCCTTTCCTACTGGGTACTCATCGCCGGAGTGGCCATCGGCGCACCGCTCACCGAAGAGCTGTTGTTTCGCGGTCTGATCCTACGAGCGCTCGAGAAACGAGCCGGATCGGTCGTCGCGATCATCGGGTCGACCATCGCCTTCACGTTGCCGCACTACATCTCGGCCAGCCCGGCCGAGCTCGTGGTGCTCCTCGCGTCGATCGGCAGTGTCGGGCTGGTGTTCGCCATCGTCGCGGTTCGGACCCGACGGCTCGCGCCGGTCATCATCGCCCACGTGTTGTTCAACGGGCTCACCGTCGTGCAGCTGCTGCTGGGCAGCTGA
- a CDS encoding carboxymuconolactone decarboxylase family protein has translation MSTDPSAPAPRPSEPRVAPVAEFDAEVAEILANALTVDGTPLNIFGTLAHHPKLLKRFNLLGGFLLNKGLIPAREREIVILRVGWNAQAVYEFGQHTLIGKQTGLTDDEIAAIAGGSRDWSDDDRALIDLADDLCRDDVVSDDTWARLGRWSDAEKVELVIVAGFYRLVSGFLNTMGVQLDNGVPSWPGTD, from the coding sequence ATGTCCACCGATCCCTCCGCCCCCGCCCCTCGACCCAGCGAGCCCCGCGTTGCCCCGGTGGCCGAGTTCGACGCCGAGGTCGCCGAGATCCTCGCCAACGCGCTCACCGTCGACGGCACCCCGCTCAACATCTTCGGCACGCTGGCCCACCACCCCAAGCTGTTGAAGCGGTTCAATCTCCTCGGTGGCTTCCTGCTCAACAAGGGACTGATCCCGGCCCGTGAGCGGGAGATCGTGATCCTTCGGGTCGGCTGGAACGCTCAGGCGGTCTACGAGTTCGGTCAGCACACCCTGATCGGCAAGCAGACGGGACTGACCGACGACGAGATCGCCGCCATCGCCGGCGGCAGCCGCGACTGGAGCGACGACGATCGAGCCCTCATCGATCTGGCCGACGATCTGTGCCGTGACGATGTCGTCTCCGACGACACCTGGGCTCGGCTTGGCCGATGGAGCGACGCCGAGAAGGTCGAGCTGGTCATCGTCGCCGGCTTCTACCGCCTGGTGTCGGGATTCCTCAACACCATGGGCGTGCAGCTCGACAACGGTGTGCCCAGCTGGCCGGGAACCGACTGA